One Manihot esculenta cultivar AM560-2 chromosome 18, M.esculenta_v8, whole genome shotgun sequence genomic window carries:
- the LOC110606516 gene encoding BEL1-like homeodomain protein 11 isoform X2, protein MVSHDSPQNLASSMVQQFFISGFVTSQNQFENQNFNGYGSDLRDSNTFPQSLGLMPSTHSHGERMSRSIDLVQAPSMEQDSEVSHTRHLMDLLGAANATNHQPQGLSLSLGPHMLASQVQYRQRSTNSDFVSPSYLFPEEYARKDCNPGFEQVNNHYSYTCNAFASSSTVQSRSSSTSYGTESFSVAIKKSRYLKPAQVLLEETVSVNAKAAGINNEKLVGKLFSSRRRGALGLCSELKAELCCNGFIPADRHELQVKFTKLVALLDEIEGRYEKYYHQMEQVISSFEEIAGFGTAQSYTAQALQAMSRHFCNLRDAILSQIKATRRTLSQDLPKISKGLSRLSLFDKETGHNRMSLQQLGMIQSQRQAWRPIRGLPETSVTILRSWLFEHFLHPYPNDSEKLMLASQTSLTKNQVSNWFINARVRLWKPMIEEMYKEEFADSAEESNPFLDSSSMARDDVADDSED, encoded by the exons ATGGTTTCACATGATTCACCCCAAAATCTAGCTTCTAGTATGGTACAACAATTCTTCATCTCAGGCTTTGTTACCAGTCAAAACCAGTTCGAAAACCAGAATTTCAATGGTTATGGTTCAGATTTAAGAGACAGCAACACATTCCCTCAGTCTCTTGGTTTAATGCCAAGCACACATTCTCATGGAGAAAGAATGTCTAGGTCAATAGACCTTGTACAAGCTCCTTCAATGGAACAAGACTCTGAGGTTAGCCACACTAGACATTTAATGGATCTTCTTGGAGCTGCAAATGCAACCAATCATCAACCTCAGGGGCTGTCATTGTCTCTTGGTCCTCACATGCTTGCTTCTCAAGTTCAATACAGGCAGAGATCCACTAATTCAGATTTTGTTAGCCCCAGTTACTTGTTTCCTGAAGAATATGCAAGAAAAGATTGTAATCCTGGATTTGAACAAGTAAACAATCACTATTCTTACACTTGTAATGCATTTGCTTCATCATCAACCGTGCAAAGCAGATCATCTTCCACTTCTTATGGAACAGAATCTTTTTCCGTTGCTATAAAGAAATCGAGGTATTTAAAGCCTGCTCAGGTCCTCTTAGAAGAAACTGTTAGTGTTAATGCCAAAGCAGCTGGAATTAACAATGAAAAGCTTGTGGGGAAGTTGTTTTCTAGTAGAAGAAGAGGAGCTCTAGGACTTTGTTCTGAATTAAAAGCAGAATTATGCTGTAATGGTTTCATACCAGCTGATAGACATGAGCTTCAGGTTAAATTTACAAAGCTTGTGGCATTGCTGGACGAG ATTGAGGGAAGATATGAGAAGTATTATCATCAAATGGAACAAGTAATATCATCATTTGAGGAGATAGCGGGTTTCGGGACGGCCCAATCTTATACTGCTCAAGCCCTCCAAGCCATGTCCCGACACTTCTGCAACCTGAGAGATGCTATATTGTCTCAAATCAAAGCAACAAGAAGAACACTTTCACAAGATTTACCGAAAATCAGCAAGGGATTGTCGCGACTTAGTCTGTTTGATAAAGAGACAGGACATAATCGGATGTCTCTTCAACAGCTTGGAATGATCCAAAGCCAAAGGCAAGCATGGAGACCCATCAGAGGCTTACCAGAGACCTCGGTGACCATCCTTCGCTCTTGGCTTTTTGAGCACTTCTTGCACCC GTATCCAAATGATTCTGAGAAGCTAATGTTGGCATCACAGACAAGCCTGACCAAGAATCAA GTTTCAAACTGGTTCATAAATGCTCGAGTACGGCTGTGGAAGCCTATGATAGAAGAAATGTACAAAGAAGAGTTTGCAGACTCTGCTGAGGAATCAAATCCATTCTTGGACAGTAGTTCCATGGCAAGGGATGATGTTGCAGATGATTCAGAGGATTGA
- the LOC110606515 gene encoding BEL1-like homeodomain protein 3, with product MSTYYPSLSSQKENLQSLYPGDHKISSYSELPSHPNNMTMYVNQASAAGAYSEFLTESSLSSDHCAEFASAGDGNEMMFIPPTSATMSLQPIDGHLNTASTDPAGNHVSEQNFQCQGLSLRLGTEMQPAVSVPSFQYQNPSLILPSSSSPHLPVMGKWILSSGGGENHQSNLIRTEVSRNPQCLDAQKDMHSDAYMYETCGYANATSNSKYLKAAQQLLDEVVNLRKALKQLQSNKCFDDIKENDGKPSSQSILPTSSGISSGPNESTANSSSELTSAERQDFQNKKIKLLSMLDEVDRRYKEYYHQMQIVVSSFDMVAGQGAAKSYTALAIQTISRHFRCLRDAISNQIEITRRRLGEQSNSPNGQGGIPRLRYVDQQLRQQRALQQFGVMRHAWRPQRGLPESSVSILRAWLFEHFLHPYPNDSEKITLAKQTGLTRNQVANWFINARVRLWKPMVEEIYKEEFADSEANSKSSLDDATKALGENQLVSENRLDELQDSLTSAAADSNRTGQVHALKFDPLLDIEMNKPVAKTVLQNNSLGDVTNSRITKLQGNQRSNMDEQSPYLDKDIPSNQHGDESLMPAALSYDISELSGFAIGNQVSLALGLQHHESDAFPMSGGNQIRGNNIAASSMGPDTIDYHCIYMGKQQDRLGNSHLLRDFVV from the exons ATGTCTACTTATTACCCCAGTTTAAGCAGCCAAAAAGAGAACTTGCAAAGCCTATATCCAGGAGACCACAAAATTTCTTCATATTCTGAACTTCCCTCCCATCCTAATAACATGACAATGTATGTGAACCAAGCTTCTGCTGCTGGAGCTTATTCAGAATTTTTAACTGAGAGTTCCTTGTCTTCTGACCATTGTGCTGAATTTGCATCTGCTGGAGATGGAAATGAGATGATGTTCATTCCACCTACAAGTGCCACAATGAGTTTGCAACCTATTGATGGACATTTAAACACAGCGTCAACTGATCCAGCAGGCAACCATGTTAGTGAACAGAATTTTCAATGTCAGGGATTATCTCTAAGACTTGGCACAGAGATGCAACCTGCAGTCTCTGTTCCTTCATTTCAATATCAAAATCCCAGCCTAATTTTACCTTCATCATCGAGTCCACATCTTCCAGTAATGGGGAAGTGGATATTATCCTCCGGTGGTGGTGAAAATCATCAAAGTAACCTTATCCGAACAGAGGTTTCTCGCAATCCTCAGTGCTTAGATGCCCAAAAAGATATGCATTCTGATGCATATATGTATGAAACTTGTGGCTATGCTAATGCTACCTCAAACTCTAAATACCTCAAGGCAGCTCAACAACTTCTTGATGAAGTCGTTAATCTCAGAAAGGCCTTAAAGCAGCTCCAATCTAACAAATGTTTTGATGACATCAAGGAGAATGATGGGAAACCTAGCAGCCAATCTATCCTTCCAACATCAAGTGGGATTTCATCTGGCCCTAATGAGTCAACTGCCAACTCCTCTTCCGAGTTAACTTCTGCAGAAAGACAAGATTTTCAGAACAAGAAGATAAAGCTTTTGTCCATGTTGGATGAG GTGGATAGAAGATACAAAGAGTATTACCATCAAATGCAAATTGTGGTGTCTTCTTTTGACATGGTGGCTGGTCAAGGAGCAGCTAAATCATACACAGCACTTGCTATCCAGACAATTTCCCGTCATTTCCGCTGTTTGCGTGATGCAATCAGCAACCAGATAGAAATAACGAGGAGAAGACTCGGGGAGCAAAGTAACTCTCCTAATGGTCAAGGAGGGATACCACGTCTCCGCTATGTGGATCAGCAACTCAGGCAACAGAGGGCTCTCCAACAGTTTGGTGTTATGCGTCATGCATGGAGGCCTCAAAGGGGCCTTCCTGAGAGCTCTGTTTCAATTCTTCGAGCTTGGCTTTTTGAGCATTTCCTTCATCC CTACCCTAATGACTCGGAGAAAATCACTCTAGCAAAACAGACAGGATTAACCAGAAACCAG GTTGCAAACTGGTTTATTAATGCACGGGTGCGTCTTTGGAAGCCCATGGTTGAGGAAATATACAAAGAAGAATTTGCAGATTCTGAAGCAAACTCTAAATCTTCTCTAGATGATGCAACCAAAGCACTTGGAGAGAATCAACTGGTATCTGAGAATAGGCTAGATGAATTGCAAGACAGTTTGACGTCTGCAGCTGCTGATAGTAACCGCACAGGTCAAGTTCATGCCTTAAAGTTTGATCCCCTTCTTGACATAGAAATGAACAAACCTGTAGCAAAAACAGTGCTTCAGAATAATTCTCTTGGAGATGTCACAAATTCTAGGATTACAAAACTCCAGGGCAACCAAAGATCTAACATGGATGAACAAAGCCCTTATCTAGACAAGGATATCCCAAGTAACCAGCATGGTGATGAGAGTCTTATGCCTGCTGCTCTCTCATATGACATATCAGAGTTGAGTGGATTTGCAATTGGCAATCAAGTGTCTCTTGCATTAGGACTGCAACATCATGAAAGTGATGCTTTTCCCATGTCCGGTGGGAATCAAATCAGAGGTAACAATATAGCAGCTTCCTCCATGGGACCTGACACGATCGACTATCATTGCATATATATGGGAAAGCAACAAGACAGGCTTGGAAATTCCCATCTGTTACGTGATTTTGTGGTCTGA
- the LOC110606516 gene encoding BEL1-like homeodomain protein 11 isoform X1, which translates to MVSHDSPQNLASSMVQQFFISGFVTSQNQFENQNFNGYGSDLRDSNTFPQSLGLMPSTHSHGERMSRSIDLVQAPSMEQDSEVSHTRHLMDLLGAANATNHQPQGLSLSLGPHMLASQVQYRQRSTNSDFVSPSYLFPEEYARKDCNPGFEQVNNHYSYTCNAFASSSTVQSRSSSTSYGTESFSVAIKKSRYLKPAQVLLEETVSVNAKAAGINNEKLVGKLFSSRRRGALGLCSELKAELCCNGFIPADRHELQVKFTKLVALLDEIEGRYEKYYHQMEQVISSFEEIAGFGTAQSYTAQALQAMSRHFCNLRDAILSQIKATRRTLSQDLPKISKGLSRLSLFDKETGHNRMSLQQLGMIQSQRQAWRPIRGLPETSVTILRSWLFEHFLHPYPNDSEKLMLASQTSLTKNQVKYCNILFKQHLHVSSFYEPAWFWRTQVSNWFINARVRLWKPMIEEMYKEEFADSAEESNPFLDSSSMARDDVADDSED; encoded by the exons ATGGTTTCACATGATTCACCCCAAAATCTAGCTTCTAGTATGGTACAACAATTCTTCATCTCAGGCTTTGTTACCAGTCAAAACCAGTTCGAAAACCAGAATTTCAATGGTTATGGTTCAGATTTAAGAGACAGCAACACATTCCCTCAGTCTCTTGGTTTAATGCCAAGCACACATTCTCATGGAGAAAGAATGTCTAGGTCAATAGACCTTGTACAAGCTCCTTCAATGGAACAAGACTCTGAGGTTAGCCACACTAGACATTTAATGGATCTTCTTGGAGCTGCAAATGCAACCAATCATCAACCTCAGGGGCTGTCATTGTCTCTTGGTCCTCACATGCTTGCTTCTCAAGTTCAATACAGGCAGAGATCCACTAATTCAGATTTTGTTAGCCCCAGTTACTTGTTTCCTGAAGAATATGCAAGAAAAGATTGTAATCCTGGATTTGAACAAGTAAACAATCACTATTCTTACACTTGTAATGCATTTGCTTCATCATCAACCGTGCAAAGCAGATCATCTTCCACTTCTTATGGAACAGAATCTTTTTCCGTTGCTATAAAGAAATCGAGGTATTTAAAGCCTGCTCAGGTCCTCTTAGAAGAAACTGTTAGTGTTAATGCCAAAGCAGCTGGAATTAACAATGAAAAGCTTGTGGGGAAGTTGTTTTCTAGTAGAAGAAGAGGAGCTCTAGGACTTTGTTCTGAATTAAAAGCAGAATTATGCTGTAATGGTTTCATACCAGCTGATAGACATGAGCTTCAGGTTAAATTTACAAAGCTTGTGGCATTGCTGGACGAG ATTGAGGGAAGATATGAGAAGTATTATCATCAAATGGAACAAGTAATATCATCATTTGAGGAGATAGCGGGTTTCGGGACGGCCCAATCTTATACTGCTCAAGCCCTCCAAGCCATGTCCCGACACTTCTGCAACCTGAGAGATGCTATATTGTCTCAAATCAAAGCAACAAGAAGAACACTTTCACAAGATTTACCGAAAATCAGCAAGGGATTGTCGCGACTTAGTCTGTTTGATAAAGAGACAGGACATAATCGGATGTCTCTTCAACAGCTTGGAATGATCCAAAGCCAAAGGCAAGCATGGAGACCCATCAGAGGCTTACCAGAGACCTCGGTGACCATCCTTCGCTCTTGGCTTTTTGAGCACTTCTTGCACCC GTATCCAAATGATTCTGAGAAGCTAATGTTGGCATCACAGACAAGCCTGACCAAGAATCAAGTTAAGTATTGCAATATCCTTTTCAAACAACACCTTCATGTTTCTTCCTTTTATGAACCGGCTTGGTTTTGGCGTACCCAGGTTTCAAACTGGTTCATAAATGCTCGAGTACGGCTGTGGAAGCCTATGATAGAAGAAATGTACAAAGAAGAGTTTGCAGACTCTGCTGAGGAATCAAATCCATTCTTGGACAGTAGTTCCATGGCAAGGGATGATGTTGCAGATGATTCAGAGGATTGA